Proteins encoded by one window of Amaranthus tricolor cultivar Red isolate AtriRed21 chromosome 4, ASM2621246v1, whole genome shotgun sequence:
- the LOC130810107 gene encoding peroxidase 12-like, translating into MGSKLVLLLIVIWCSLLSGFSKGDSKISVPVAPGLSYNFYASSCPNLEFIVRNHLIQVFQTDITQAAGLLRLHFHDCFVLGCDASVLLDGSASGPSEQNAPPNLSLRKQAFKIINDLRALVHNACGRVVSCADITALAARDSVVLSGGPNYYIPLGRRDSLNFATQNETLANLPSPKSNADTILDSLSKKKLDPTDVVALSGGHTIGISHCASFGDRLYPTQDSTMDQTFAKNLKVTCPKKDTDNTTVLDIRSPNVFDNKYYVDLMNRQGLFTSDQDLYTNSKTKEIVKSFAVNQSLFFDKFVVAMLKMGQLGVLTSNQGEIRANCSARNTNKVDLWSIVDEQGNQPGSSAQF; encoded by the exons ATGGGTTCAAAATTAGTGTTATTGTTAATTGTAATATGGTGTTCATTATTATCAGGATTTAGTAAAGGAGATAGTAAGATAAGTGTACCAGTTGCTCCTGGCCTGTCTTACAATTTTTATGCTTCAAGTTGCCCAAATTTGGAATTCATTGTTAGAAATCATCTTATACAAGTCTTTCAAACAGATATCACTCAAGCTGCTGGTTTGCTGCGTCTTCATTTTCACGATTGCTTCGTTTTG GGATGTGATGCATCAGTACTGTTGGATGGGTCAGCAAGTGGACCAAGTGAGCAAAATGCGCCACCAAATTTGAGTCTGAGAAAACAAGCattcaaaattataaatgatctcCGCGCTCTTGTGCACAATGCTTGCGGCCGAGTAGTTTCTTGTGCTGATATCACTGCTCTTGCTGCTCGTGATTCCGTTGTTTTG TCAGGTGGGCCAAACTACTACATCCCATTAGGAAGAAGGGACAGTCTAAATTTTGCAACACAAAATGAAACCTTAGCTAATCTACCATCTCCAAAAAGCAATGCTGATACCATTCTAGACTCACTTTCCAAGAAGAAACTTGATCCTACAGATGTAGTAGCCCTTTCTGGGGGCCACACCATTGGGATCAGCCATTGTGCGTCCTTTGGTGATAGGCTTTACCCTACACAAGACTCGACCATGGATCAAACCTTCGCTAAGAATCTCAAAGTAACATGCCCTAAAAAAGACACAGACAACACTACAGTTTTAGACATCCGTTCTCCTAATGTTTTCGACAACAAATACTACGTCGATCTTATGAATCGACAAGGCTTGTTTACCTCGGATCAAGATTTGTACACTAATTCAAAAACTAAGGAGATTGTTAAGAGTTTTGCTGTTAATCAATCCTTGTTTTTCGACAAGTTTGTTGTTGCGATGTTGAAAATGGGACAACTTGGTGTCTTGACGAGTAACCAAGGTGAGATTCGTGCAAATTGTTCTGCTAGGAACACCAACAAGGTCGACTTGTGGTCTATCGTTGATGAACAAGGTAATCAACCAGGAAGTTCGGCtcaattttaa